A DNA window from Rubrobacter calidifluminis contains the following coding sequences:
- a CDS encoding VOC family protein, producing the protein MITDLGHPAFAAQDVERTLAFYAKLGLREAFRLHHEDGSLMLVYLHVAGDRFIEVFPGGPGPDPGRTQSFMHLCLLTDDLRATVERLREAGVKMERGVERGLDGNLQAWVRDPDGNAIELMQLEEESPQRRAARGGMMPR; encoded by the coding sequence GTGATAACCGACCTCGGACACCCGGCCTTCGCGGCACAGGACGTAGAGAGGACGCTTGCTTTCTACGCGAAGCTCGGCCTCCGCGAGGCGTTCCGGCTCCACCACGAAGACGGGTCCCTGATGCTCGTCTACCTCCACGTCGCGGGCGACCGGTTCATAGAGGTCTTCCCCGGCGGGCCGGGGCCCGACCCGGGGCGCACCCAGAGCTTCATGCACCTCTGCCTCCTCACCGACGATCTGCGCGCCACCGTGGAGCGGCTGCGGGAGGCGGGGGTTAAGATGGAGCGTGGGGTGGAGCGCGGGCTCGACGGCAACCTGCAGGCCTGGGTGCGCGACCCCGACGGCAACGCCATAGAGCTCATGCAGCTCGAGGAGGAATCCCCGCAGCGAAGGGCGGCCCGGGGAGGTATGATGCCGCGTTAG
- a CDS encoding Nif3-like dinuclear metal center hexameric protein — MTLVRDIARAMEEIAPTALAEEWDNPGLQVGSPEEEVERVLVALTPLPEVFDEAEESGADFLLFHHPLIFGGLDRVDTSRYPGSLISRAVRSGIAVYAAHTNYDAAPDGVSVALARALGLEEPLEVLSPRGRMNKLVVFVPEEAVEEVAEALARAGAGVIGGYTRCTFRTAGTGTFLGGEDTSPYAGEAGRLEAVSEVRLETVVPAHLAARAASEARAAHPYEEPALDLYPIEGHPPGCGYGRIGRLPRPMSAPELAEHVSTSLGFSARLLVDPGEKIERVAVLGGSGGTFIHEVAASDAQAYVTGDLDYHDALLADSSGLAAIDAGHAPTELPSLEPLANRLANLVDVPVGVSRVRR, encoded by the coding sequence GTGACGCTTGTAAGAGATATCGCACGGGCCATGGAGGAGATAGCCCCCACGGCGCTCGCCGAGGAGTGGGACAACCCGGGGCTCCAGGTCGGGAGCCCGGAAGAAGAGGTCGAGCGGGTCCTGGTCGCGCTCACCCCGCTCCCCGAGGTCTTCGACGAGGCGGAGGAGAGCGGCGCGGACTTCCTGCTCTTCCACCACCCCCTGATCTTCGGCGGCCTGGACCGGGTGGACACCTCCCGCTATCCCGGGAGCCTCATCTCACGCGCCGTCCGCTCCGGGATCGCCGTCTACGCCGCGCACACCAACTACGACGCGGCCCCGGACGGGGTCTCCGTCGCGCTCGCACGGGCACTGGGGCTCGAAGAGCCGCTCGAGGTCCTCTCGCCGCGCGGTCGCATGAACAAGCTGGTCGTCTTCGTCCCGGAGGAGGCCGTGGAGGAGGTCGCGGAGGCGCTCGCGCGGGCCGGGGCCGGCGTGATCGGCGGCTACACCCGCTGCACCTTCCGCACCGCCGGCACCGGGACCTTCCTGGGTGGGGAGGACACCAGCCCCTACGCGGGCGAGGCCGGACGGCTCGAGGCGGTCTCCGAGGTGAGGCTCGAGACCGTAGTCCCGGCGCACCTGGCCGCCCGCGCCGCCTCCGAGGCGCGAGCCGCCCACCCCTACGAGGAACCCGCGCTCGACCTCTACCCGATCGAAGGCCACCCGCCGGGGTGCGGTTACGGCAGGATCGGACGCCTCCCGCGCCCGATGTCCGCCCCGGAGCTCGCGGAGCACGTCTCGACCTCTCTGGGATTTTCGGCCCGGCTTTTGGTGGACCCCGGGGAGAAGATCGAACGCGTCGCGGTCCTCGGCGGCTCCGGGGGAACGTTCATCCACGAGGTTGCAGCCTCGGACGCGCAGGCCTACGTCACCGGCGACCTCGACTACCACGACGCGCTGCTCGCCGATTCTTCAGGCCTCGCGGCGATAGACGCCGGACACGCCCCGACAGAGCTACCCTCACTCGAACCGCTGGCGAACCGGCTCGCCAATCTGGTGGACGTCCCGGTCGGGGTCAGCCGGGTGAGACGCTAG
- a CDS encoding carbohydrate kinase family protein — translation MGEVVADVYRGESSSPVELPFVARPGGAPANVAVAASRLGCPAAFVGGVGKDLFGDFILRALEAEGVDVSGVVRQEPPVRTSLAFVEIFEDGDREFTFYRTAPAADELLREEDVPRDLVSGASFVNFGSIPLIEEPVRSATFHAARLAGEAGVPVAFDVNFRAHLWRDPEVARRTVWEMAGLASIVKLSGDELRPLLGTSDCEEAAAILLGRGVRMVLVSLGGEGAFYATPAFRGRVPAFPVEVVDATGAGDAFLAAVLVHLAEDGVSLSEEGSVREAVRRGAAAGALACTGYGAMGTLPTREELERFLSSGPASVSPG, via the coding sequence CTGGGCGAGGTGGTCGCGGACGTCTACCGGGGGGAGTCCTCATCACCGGTCGAGCTCCCATTCGTCGCCCGACCCGGCGGGGCCCCGGCGAACGTGGCCGTCGCCGCATCCAGGCTCGGTTGCCCGGCCGCTTTCGTGGGCGGCGTCGGGAAGGACCTCTTCGGGGACTTCATCCTGCGGGCGCTCGAGGCTGAAGGGGTGGACGTCTCGGGGGTGGTGCGGCAGGAGCCGCCTGTACGGACCTCGCTCGCGTTCGTCGAGATCTTCGAGGACGGAGACAGGGAGTTCACCTTCTACCGCACCGCCCCCGCCGCCGACGAGCTGCTGCGGGAGGAGGACGTCCCGCGGGATCTCGTCTCGGGAGCCTCGTTCGTCAACTTCGGGAGCATCCCCCTGATCGAAGAACCCGTGCGCTCGGCTACCTTCCATGCGGCCCGCCTGGCCGGCGAGGCCGGTGTGCCGGTGGCCTTCGACGTGAACTTCCGGGCCCATCTGTGGCGCGACCCGGAGGTTGCGCGCCGGACGGTGTGGGAGATGGCGGGCCTGGCCTCGATCGTGAAGCTGAGCGGGGACGAGCTGCGACCGCTGCTCGGCACCTCGGACTGCGAGGAGGCCGCCGCGATCCTCCTCGGGCGCGGGGTCCGGATGGTCCTCGTCAGCCTCGGCGGGGAGGGAGCATTCTACGCCACCCCGGCTTTCCGGGGGCGGGTCCCCGCGTTCCCGGTCGAGGTGGTGGACGCGACCGGGGCGGGGGACGCCTTCCTCGCGGCCGTGCTCGTGCACCTCGCGGAGGACGGGGTGAGCCTCTCGGAGGAGGGGTCGGTGCGCGAGGCGGTGCGGCGGGGAGCGGCGGCGGGCGCGCTCGCCTGCACGGGCTACGGGGCGATGGGGACGCTCCCGACCCGCGAGGAACTGGAGCGGTTTTTGTCCTCGGGGCCCGCTAGCGTCTCACCCGGCTGA
- a CDS encoding carbohydrate ABC transporter permease translates to MREERFYRVLRVIGLAFFTLITAFPLYTVVISSIKPLGDVQSAFHWIPSRITFEPYVQIWSTVPLAHYFINSAIVCVSATVISVIVAILAAYAVSRYRFFGRDPFRLTVLSTQMFPGILFLLPLFIIFVNIDQTFGVHLYGSRVGLIITYLTFSLPLSIWMLVGYFNSIPRELEEAAMVDGSTALGALFRVLIPVSLPGIVAVAVFAFMTAWGEVLFASVLTTNATRTLAIGLRDYASQSNVYWNQLMAAAIVVSIPVVAGFLALQRYLVQGLTAGGVKG, encoded by the coding sequence ATGCGTGAAGAAAGGTTCTACAGGGTATTGCGGGTGATAGGGCTTGCGTTCTTCACCCTGATCACGGCCTTCCCCCTCTACACGGTGGTGATCTCCTCGATCAAACCGCTCGGCGACGTGCAGTCGGCGTTCCACTGGATCCCCTCGCGTATAACCTTCGAGCCCTACGTCCAGATATGGAGCACAGTCCCGCTCGCGCACTACTTCATCAACAGCGCGATCGTGTGCGTGAGCGCCACCGTGATCTCGGTCATCGTCGCCATCCTGGCCGCCTACGCGGTAAGCCGCTACCGGTTCTTCGGGAGGGACCCGTTCCGGCTCACGGTCCTCTCGACCCAGATGTTCCCCGGCATCCTGTTCCTGTTGCCGCTCTTCATCATCTTCGTCAACATCGACCAGACCTTCGGGGTGCACCTCTACGGCTCGCGCGTCGGGCTGATCATCACCTACCTAACCTTCTCGCTGCCGCTCTCGATCTGGATGCTCGTCGGGTACTTCAACTCGATCCCGCGCGAGCTCGAAGAGGCGGCGATGGTAGACGGCTCGACGGCGCTCGGGGCGCTCTTCAGGGTCCTCATCCCGGTGAGCCTGCCCGGGATCGTCGCGGTCGCGGTCTTCGCGTTCATGACCGCCTGGGGCGAGGTTCTCTTCGCCTCGGTGCTCACGACCAACGCCACCCGCACCCTCGCCATCGGGCTCAGGGACTACGCCAGCCAGTCCAACGTCTACTGGAACCAGCTGATGGCCGCCGCGATCGTCGTGAGCATCCCGGTCGTCGCGGGATTTCTGGCGCTGCAGCGCTACCTGGTGCAGGGGCTCACCGCAGGGGGCGTGAAGGGTTAG
- a CDS encoding carbohydrate ABC transporter permease, with product MSERKSEPGARPAVGRRRRWLRPQMFPYLLLVPAVVFELLIHIVPMVFGVVISFLKLTALYIRNWSQAPFVGFENFRIGLNTHGAIGSALVHSFLITLAYTVLVVAGSWGFGVAAALLVNSEFRGRGWFRTLFLIPYTLPIYVAVIAWEFMLQQNTGSINTLLVDDLHILKNPPFWLIGGKAFWSLVMTALWRSWPFAFLLVLAALQNIPQDLYEAAAVDGASRWRQFRSITLPQIRPVSTVVVLVLFLWTFNDFNTPYILFGQSPPSAADLLSLHIYVNSFVDLNFGLGAAMSTLLLIFLFIVSVVYVRLLRVGSEENA from the coding sequence ATGAGCGAGCGCAAGAGCGAGCCGGGGGCCAGGCCGGCGGTCGGGAGGAGGCGCCGCTGGCTCCGGCCGCAGATGTTCCCGTACCTGCTGCTCGTTCCGGCGGTCGTCTTCGAGCTTCTGATCCACATAGTCCCGATGGTCTTCGGGGTGGTCATAAGCTTCCTCAAGCTCACCGCGCTCTACATCCGAAACTGGAGCCAGGCACCCTTCGTCGGTTTCGAGAACTTCAGGATAGGCTTAAACACCCACGGGGCCATAGGCAGCGCGCTGGTGCACTCGTTCCTGATCACGCTCGCCTACACCGTGCTCGTGGTGGCGGGGTCGTGGGGCTTCGGGGTCGCGGCGGCGCTTTTGGTGAACAGCGAGTTCCGGGGACGGGGATGGTTCAGGACGCTGTTTCTCATCCCCTACACCCTGCCGATCTACGTCGCGGTCATCGCCTGGGAGTTCATGCTGCAGCAGAACACCGGCTCGATCAACACGCTTCTGGTGGACGATTTGCACATCTTGAAAAACCCACCGTTCTGGCTCATCGGGGGCAAGGCGTTCTGGAGTCTGGTGATGACCGCGCTGTGGAGGTCGTGGCCGTTCGCTTTTCTGCTTGTCCTGGCGGCGCTGCAGAACATCCCGCAGGATCTCTACGAAGCCGCGGCGGTGGACGGCGCGTCGAGGTGGCGGCAGTTCCGCTCGATAACGCTGCCCCAGATCCGCCCCGTAAGCACGGTCGTGGTGCTGGTGCTGTTCCTGTGGACCTTCAACGACTTCAACACCCCCTACATCCTCTTCGGGCAGTCACCCCCCAGCGCAGCCGACCTCCTCTCGCTGCACATCTACGTCAACTCGTTCGTGGATCTGAACTTCGGGCTCGGTGCGGCCATGTCCACGCTGTTGCTGATCTTCCTGTTCATCGTCTCGGTCGTCTACGTGAGGCTTCTCAGGGTAGGGAGCGAAGAGAATGCGTGA
- a CDS encoding LacI family DNA-binding transcriptional regulator, with the protein MNLEDIARRAGVSRSTVSRVVNGDARVSDEVRRRVQAVIQEHGYHPNAAARSLASRRTRIFGLLIPRAVGSVFSDPFFPRLIEGAVGACNEADHNLMLLMDTTEDQRNIERLYQRVIRGRHLDGIVIASSVVDDPVVARLCEDDFPFVLVGRHPHHPEISFVDVNNREAARQAVAHLLQHGRRRIAKICGPANVIPAIDRYGGYVSALLDAGLMPDQNLVRHSDFTSSGGYRAMRSLLPHHPDAVFCANDPMAFGALRALHEAGLRTPEDVAVIGFDGLEEGESTTPPLSTVFQDTRALGREAVRTLLDITERSRDGGGIRRLLTARLLLRRSCGCAQQPEKSPGGISSRDSP; encoded by the coding sequence ATGAACCTGGAGGACATAGCGCGCAGGGCCGGAGTATCGAGGTCGACGGTCTCGCGGGTGGTGAACGGCGATGCGCGGGTGAGCGACGAGGTGAGGCGGCGGGTGCAGGCGGTGATCCAGGAGCACGGCTACCATCCGAACGCGGCGGCGCGCAGCCTGGCTTCGAGGCGGACGAGGATCTTCGGGCTTTTGATCCCGCGGGCGGTCGGGAGCGTTTTCTCCGATCCCTTCTTCCCCCGCCTGATCGAAGGTGCGGTCGGGGCGTGCAACGAGGCCGACCACAACCTGATGTTGCTCATGGACACCACCGAAGACCAGCGCAACATTGAGCGGCTCTATCAGCGTGTGATCCGGGGCAGACACCTCGACGGGATCGTCATAGCCTCGAGCGTGGTCGACGATCCCGTCGTCGCCCGGCTCTGCGAGGACGACTTCCCCTTCGTCCTCGTCGGCCGCCACCCCCACCACCCGGAGATAAGCTTCGTCGACGTGAACAACCGCGAGGCCGCCCGCCAGGCCGTCGCGCACCTGCTCCAGCACGGGCGGCGCAGGATAGCCAAGATCTGCGGCCCCGCCAACGTCATCCCCGCCATAGACCGTTACGGCGGCTACGTCTCCGCCCTGCTCGACGCGGGCCTCATGCCGGATCAAAACCTCGTCCGCCACTCGGACTTCACCAGTTCCGGCGGCTACCGGGCGATGCGCTCCCTCCTGCCACACCACCCCGACGCCGTCTTCTGCGCCAACGACCCGATGGCCTTCGGCGCCCTGCGCGCCCTGCACGAGGCCGGCCTCCGAACCCCCGAAGACGTCGCCGTCATCGGCTTCGACGGCCTCGAAGAGGGCGAGAGCACGACCCCTCCCCTCTCCACCGTCTTCCAGGATACCCGCGCCCTCGGCCGCGAGGCCGTCCGCACCCTCCTGGATATCACGGAACGCTCCCGCGACGGAGGAGGCATCCGCCGCCTGCTCACCGCCCGCCTCCTCCTCCGCCGATCCTGCGGGTGCGCACAACAACCTGAAAAGAGCCCCGGAGGTATATCCTCCCGCGACAGTCCCTGA
- a CDS encoding carbohydrate kinase family protein: MDAGRRGRVIVAGHLCLDLIPELSGRFDFVPGTMVGAGPMRISTGGSVSNTGLSLHRLGAEVTLVARIGRDPLGELVRRHLESSGEGLSKSLIVSPAGETSYTLILSPPDEDRMFLHYSGVSADFSADDLPDPLPPADILHFGYPQVLPRFYEDRGELGRLFERARRSGTTTSLDTCFPDLSSEAGRVDWRAILEEALPAVDVFVPSLEEALVMLGPERYRKIALSDTAPLAAAPTEEIRALGKDILAMGAAVAGIKCGRRGLYLRTAPEARLARSGRLLSGMGSRWADRELWGSTFEVEVRGAVGAGDAAYAGLLFGMLLGMDPEEAITAACAAGACCVEAHDTTSGVRSWEETRRRMEGGWQRSTEAPEGWAPGRIEGVWLGPADSS, translated from the coding sequence ATGGATGCCGGGCGCAGAGGGCGGGTCATCGTCGCGGGGCACCTGTGCCTGGACCTCATCCCCGAGCTGTCCGGCCGCTTCGACTTCGTGCCCGGCACGATGGTGGGCGCGGGACCGATGAGGATCTCGACCGGCGGCTCGGTCTCGAACACCGGCCTCTCGCTGCACCGGCTCGGGGCGGAGGTGACGCTCGTCGCCCGCATCGGCAGGGATCCTCTGGGCGAGCTGGTGCGCCGGCATCTGGAGTCCTCGGGGGAGGGACTCTCCAAATCGCTCATCGTCTCCCCCGCCGGCGAGACCTCCTACACGCTCATCCTGAGCCCCCCGGACGAGGACAGGATGTTCCTGCACTACTCCGGGGTGAGCGCCGACTTCTCCGCGGACGACCTTCCCGATCCACTCCCGCCGGCGGACATCCTGCATTTCGGCTACCCGCAGGTTCTGCCCCGCTTCTACGAGGACCGCGGCGAGCTCGGACGCCTCTTCGAGCGCGCCCGGAGATCCGGGACCACGACCTCGCTCGACACCTGCTTCCCCGACCTCTCCTCGGAGGCCGGCCGGGTGGACTGGAGAGCCATCCTCGAGGAAGCACTCCCCGCGGTCGACGTCTTCGTCCCGAGCCTGGAGGAAGCGCTCGTCATGCTCGGCCCCGAGAGATACAGGAAGATCGCCCTCTCGGACACCGCCCCCCTCGCCGCGGCCCCTACCGAGGAGATCCGGGCGCTCGGCAAAGACATCCTGGCGATGGGCGCCGCCGTGGCCGGCATCAAATGCGGCAGGCGGGGACTCTACCTGCGCACGGCCCCCGAAGCCCGGCTTGCAAGATCCGGGCGGCTGCTCTCCGGGATGGGCTCGCGGTGGGCGGATCGGGAACTCTGGGGCTCCACCTTCGAGGTCGAGGTACGGGGAGCGGTGGGAGCGGGCGACGCGGCCTACGCCGGCCTCCTGTTCGGGATGCTCCTCGGGATGGACCCCGAAGAAGCGATCACCGCGGCCTGCGCCGCCGGGGCCTGCTGCGTCGAGGCCCACGACACGACGAGCGGCGTGCGAAGCTGGGAGGAGACCCGGCGCAGGATGGAGGGCGGCTGGCAACGTTCCACCGAAGCCCCCGAAGGGTGGGCTCCGGGCAGGATCGAAGGAGTCTGGCTCGGCCCCGCGGACTCTTCCTAG
- a CDS encoding type I phosphomannose isomerase catalytic subunit, with protein sequence MGGWYPIKLEPHLRTYAFGGRMFCERLGREGLPEEDLAESWEISDYRDTTGRVVNGAHAGRTLHELIEEFPDELVGEGWRGPHFPLLLKFLDASGMLPVHLHADDETARRKYGEPNGKTEAWHILWSEPGASVLAGVREGFSREELADALWRGDYDAVMLRHGVRPGDTVYVPGGVLHSFGPGMLVYEVQQTSDLGQFASPYDLYGNPLDEKTRRRNIEEVLDELRTDVRPRPNPGLTVREGGNTRTFCCAGPHFALERWELAEEWTEPAHPQRFVALTVVGEGAVRIEYEGGTELLGRATSCILPAALGAAHLVPEGRTVVLASYVPDLERDVAGPLREAGCPEGQISALGEVVF encoded by the coding sequence ATGGGTGGCTGGTACCCGATAAAGCTCGAACCCCACCTCCGCACATACGCCTTCGGCGGGCGCATGTTCTGCGAGCGGCTCGGCCGGGAGGGCCTCCCGGAAGAAGACCTCGCCGAGAGCTGGGAGATAAGCGACTACCGCGACACCACCGGGCGGGTGGTTAACGGTGCCCACGCGGGGCGCACTTTGCACGAGCTTATCGAGGAATTCCCGGATGAGCTCGTCGGGGAGGGCTGGCGCGGGCCGCACTTCCCGCTCCTTCTCAAGTTCCTCGACGCCTCCGGAATGCTTCCCGTCCACCTGCACGCGGACGACGAGACCGCGCGCAGGAAGTACGGCGAGCCGAACGGCAAGACCGAGGCGTGGCACATCCTGTGGTCGGAGCCGGGGGCGAGCGTGCTCGCCGGGGTAAGGGAGGGCTTCTCGCGCGAGGAGCTCGCGGACGCCCTGTGGAGAGGGGACTACGACGCGGTGATGCTCCGCCACGGGGTGCGGCCGGGCGACACCGTCTACGTCCCCGGCGGGGTGCTGCACTCCTTCGGGCCCGGCATGCTCGTCTACGAGGTGCAGCAGACCTCCGACCTCGGGCAGTTCGCGAGCCCTTACGACCTCTACGGCAACCCGCTGGACGAGAAGACCCGCCGCCGCAACATCGAGGAGGTGCTGGACGAGCTGCGGACGGACGTCCGTCCGCGTCCGAACCCGGGGCTCACCGTCCGGGAGGGAGGGAACACCCGCACCTTCTGCTGCGCCGGGCCGCACTTCGCGCTGGAGAGGTGGGAGCTCGCGGAGGAGTGGACCGAGCCCGCACATCCGCAGAGGTTCGTCGCGCTCACGGTCGTCGGGGAAGGGGCGGTGCGCATCGAGTACGAGGGCGGGACGGAGCTCCTGGGAAGGGCTACCTCCTGCATCCTTCCGGCCGCCCTCGGCGCGGCGCACCTCGTGCCGGAGGGGCGGACGGTCGTGCTCGCCTCGTACGTGCCGGACCTCGAGCGGGACGTGGCCGGGCCGCTGCGGGAGGCGGGGTGCCCTGAGGGGCAGATCTCGGCCCTCGGGGAGGTGGTGTTCTGA
- a CDS encoding GH1 family beta-glucosidase: MRFPEGFLWGVATAAYQVEGAVEEDGRGPSIWDVFSHTPGKVYRGDTGDIACDQYHRWEEDAELMAGLGIGAYRFSVSWPRVQPDGKGGVNRRGLDHYRRLVGGLRERGIVPAITLYHWDLPQALEDEGGWTVRETSERFAEYAAIVYEALKDEVPLWITLNEPWVSAWMGYGYGRHAPGRTSASDALSATHHLLLGHGLALERMRDIGTGEDSIGITLNLSPVRPFSKDGADVEAARKEEAQANRLYLDPVFRGSYPEEVFERYGQRVPPGYVRDGDLEKISAPVDFLGVNYYFVKTVRAGEDGEPELVVPEGAGKTAMGWPIESGGLTELLVGLKEDYGDIPVYITENGAAFYDYSDPEGDVDDEERVRFLQDHFAAAWKAIEGGVDLRGYFVWSLLDNFEWAEGYSRRFGIVYVDYPTQRRIPKASARWYSGVISRNGLEDPA; encoded by the coding sequence TTGAGGTTTCCGGAAGGGTTTCTGTGGGGTGTTGCGACAGCGGCGTACCAGGTCGAGGGTGCGGTCGAGGAGGATGGGAGGGGGCCTTCTATCTGGGACGTCTTCTCGCACACGCCGGGGAAGGTCTACCGGGGGGACACCGGGGACATCGCCTGCGACCAGTACCACAGGTGGGAGGAAGACGCTGAACTGATGGCGGGCCTCGGCATCGGGGCGTACCGGTTCTCGGTCTCCTGGCCGCGGGTGCAGCCCGATGGCAAGGGGGGTGTCAACCGGAGGGGGCTCGACCACTACCGCAGGCTCGTCGGAGGGCTGCGGGAGCGCGGGATCGTCCCCGCGATCACGCTCTACCACTGGGATCTCCCGCAGGCGCTCGAGGACGAGGGAGGGTGGACCGTGCGGGAGACCTCCGAGCGCTTCGCCGAGTACGCGGCGATCGTCTACGAGGCGCTAAAAGACGAGGTTCCGCTCTGGATCACGCTGAACGAGCCCTGGGTCTCGGCCTGGATGGGCTACGGGTACGGGCGGCACGCGCCGGGGAGGACCAGCGCATCCGACGCCCTCTCCGCGACCCACCACCTCCTGCTCGGCCACGGCCTCGCGCTGGAGAGGATGCGCGACATCGGCACCGGGGAGGACAGCATAGGGATAACCCTTAACCTCTCTCCCGTGCGCCCCTTCTCGAAGGACGGGGCGGATGTCGAGGCGGCGAGGAAGGAGGAAGCCCAGGCCAACCGGCTCTACCTCGATCCGGTGTTCAGGGGGAGCTACCCGGAGGAGGTCTTCGAGCGCTACGGCCAGCGAGTGCCGCCGGGGTACGTGAGGGACGGGGACCTGGAGAAGATCTCCGCTCCGGTAGACTTCCTCGGCGTCAACTACTACTTCGTCAAGACCGTGCGCGCCGGGGAGGACGGCGAGCCCGAGCTGGTGGTCCCGGAGGGCGCCGGGAAGACCGCGATGGGCTGGCCCATCGAGTCCGGAGGACTCACCGAACTCCTCGTCGGGCTCAAGGAGGACTACGGGGACATCCCCGTCTACATAACCGAGAACGGGGCCGCCTTCTACGACTACTCCGACCCGGAAGGCGACGTCGACGACGAAGAAAGGGTGCGCTTTCTGCAGGACCACTTCGCCGCGGCCTGGAAGGCCATCGAGGGCGGGGTCGACCTGAGGGGGTACTTCGTGTGGTCCCTGCTCGACAACTTCGAGTGGGCCGAGGGGTACTCCAGGCGGTTCGGGATCGTCTACGTGGACTATCCCACCCAGCGGCGCATCCCCAAGGCGAGCGCCCGATGGTACTCCGGCGTGATCTCGCGCAACGGCCTCGAGGATCCCGCGTGA
- a CDS encoding extracellular solute-binding protein — MNGRGISRKEFLKAGGGALAGASVVGLAGCGGGQSSGGSSGGGGGKAGKTLTYWASNQAPTLQDDRRILSKAISDFRKKTGIKVKLQVIGWPDLFNRITTAISSGQGPDVLNIGNTWSPTFQQTGAFLPFDQGALGAIGGKDKFIETAYHTSGMHEPYPSVPLYGLAYGLFYNKAMFEQAGIKSPPRTWDEFVAVARKLTKPPKQWGFALEGASITENAHWAFILGQQQGGSLFKGNKPTFDSPGVVRGVAQYVGFIDKDRIVAPQDAQYGTGTQSPTDFAKGKAAMLIWQNNIMTNLKSYGMKESQYGTSYMPIPKPLPPGGKPIMSHTAGINISIFKNTQNRKGALQFVRFMTDRKTQVYLNQQFGSLPVNKEAASDPAFHTENLRVFQDVYANHSAPMPLVPDEGQMETLVGGAVKTLFGKAATGRVGTSDVKSQLAAASQKMAAGGGA; from the coding sequence ATGAACGGGAGAGGTATCTCGCGCAAGGAGTTTCTGAAGGCGGGAGGTGGAGCGCTCGCCGGGGCGTCGGTGGTGGGGCTCGCCGGTTGCGGCGGCGGGCAGTCTTCAGGTGGGAGCAGCGGGGGTGGGGGCGGCAAGGCCGGCAAGACCCTCACCTACTGGGCGAGCAACCAGGCACCCACCCTGCAGGACGACCGCAGGATCCTCAGCAAGGCGATAAGCGACTTCAGGAAGAAGACCGGGATCAAAGTCAAGCTGCAGGTCATAGGGTGGCCGGATCTGTTCAACAGGATCACGACGGCGATCTCCAGCGGCCAGGGACCGGACGTGCTCAACATCGGGAACACCTGGTCCCCCACCTTCCAGCAGACCGGGGCGTTCCTCCCGTTCGACCAGGGTGCGCTCGGTGCCATCGGGGGCAAGGACAAGTTCATAGAGACCGCGTACCACACCTCCGGGATGCACGAGCCGTATCCGTCGGTACCGCTGTACGGTCTCGCCTACGGGCTGTTCTACAACAAGGCCATGTTCGAGCAGGCGGGGATAAAGAGCCCGCCGAGGACCTGGGACGAGTTCGTCGCGGTCGCCAGGAAGCTCACCAAGCCGCCGAAACAGTGGGGGTTCGCGCTCGAAGGGGCGAGCATCACCGAGAACGCGCACTGGGCCTTCATCCTCGGCCAGCAGCAGGGAGGTTCGCTCTTCAAGGGCAACAAGCCCACCTTCGACTCTCCAGGGGTGGTGAGGGGGGTCGCGCAGTACGTCGGGTTCATAGACAAAGACAGGATCGTAGCTCCGCAGGATGCCCAGTACGGCACCGGCACCCAGTCGCCGACGGACTTCGCCAAAGGCAAGGCCGCGATGCTCATCTGGCAGAACAACATCATGACCAACCTCAAGAGCTACGGGATGAAAGAGAGCCAGTACGGCACCTCCTACATGCCCATCCCCAAGCCGCTGCCCCCCGGAGGGAAGCCGATCATGTCGCACACCGCCGGGATCAACATCTCCATCTTCAAGAACACCCAGAATAGGAAGGGCGCTCTTCAGTTCGTCAGGTTCATGACGGACAGGAAGACGCAGGTCTACCTCAACCAGCAGTTCGGCTCGCTGCCGGTGAACAAGGAGGCAGCAAGCGATCCGGCCTTCCACACCGAGAATCTCAGGGTGTTCCAGGACGTCTACGCCAACCACTCCGCGCCGATGCCGCTGGTGCCGGATGAGGGGCAGATGGAGACGCTGGTCGGCGGGGCGGTAAAGACGCTCTTCGGGAAGGCGGCGACCGGACGGGTCGGCACCTCCGATGTGAAATCTCAGCTTGCGGCGGCCAGCCAGAAGATGGCCGCAGGAGGTGGGGCGTAG